The genome window TGGTTCGGCGGCGACTTGTTCTCGCTGGCCGACGCGGCGCACGTGCCGGCGCTGACCGGCTCGCTCAAGATCCTCGGCGTGCTTCCCGACCCGAAGTATCCGGCGCTGGGGGAGTGGATCGGGCGCGCGACCGCGCGGCCCGCGTTCAAGGCCGCGGCCCCGAAGGAGCCGATGCGCATCAAGGAGGGCTGAGCCTCCGGCCTGTTGGAAGAGAAGGATGGGCACGTTTCGCCAGGCCGAGTCACCCGACGACCTCGCGACGGCGCGCACGCTGTTCCAGGAGTACGGCGCCTCGCTCGGATTCAATCTCTGTTTCCAGGGCTTCGACCAGGAGCTGGCCGGCCTCCCCGGTGACTACGCTCCGCCCAGCGGGCGGCTGCTGCTCCTCATCGAGGACGGGCAGGTCGCGGGGTGCGTGGCGCTCCGGAAGCTCGATTCGGGCGTCTGCGAGATGAAACGGCTCTACGTGCGCCCGGAGTTCC of Candidatus Polarisedimenticolia bacterium contains these proteins:
- a CDS encoding GNAT family N-acetyltransferase, coding for MGTFRQAESPDDLATARTLFQEYGASLGFNLCFQGFDQELAGLPGDYAPPSGRLLLLIEDGQVAGCVALRKLDSGVCEMKRLYVRPEFRGRSLGRFLAEAIIREARDVGYARLLLDTVPSMAAAIALYRDLGFRETAPYRENPIPGALYFELHLQGSG